A window of Gemmatimonadetes bacterium SCN 70-22 genomic DNA:
CATCACGCGAACCGCGCGAGAGCGGTCCCTCGCGAACCCCGCGTACAGCTGCGCCGAATCGCCCGCCAGCCACACGCGCACCAGGATGTGCAGCGTGTCGCCGCGTACCAGCGCGTCCCCGGACAGCGGGAGCGAGAACTCGAGCGCCCGAGCGGCGCCATCGGCGGAAACGCCGCGCCACCCCGTCGCCGCTGCCAGGCGCACGTCACGCTGCGTCACCACGCGCGGGGCCATCAGGACGCGGTTGTAGCCATTCAGCACCGAGAGCCCCGACGACGCCAGCGCCTCCCTGGCGCGTGCGCGCGCCACCCGGAACGTGTCGGGCGGCTCCCCGTCATCCACGGGATAGCCCGGCGGGCCGGGTGCCTGCGTCACATGGTGCGCGAAGACCGTCATCCCCGTGGCGGCCGCCGAGATCCAGAGTGGCTCGGCGCGCAATCCGGCCACGCTGAAGCCGTTGACCGTCTCGAGAATGGAGTGGGCCGCCGAAGGGAGACGCAGATGGGAGTTGGCCGCAATCCCGCTCACATTGCCGAACCCTCCCGTCCACACCGCCGCATGCCCCGCGGCGGTCACGCTCGGGAAGGCCGGCTGTACCGACACGGCGCAACTCCCCGCGCCGAACAGCGCGCGGATGGCCGGAATCCGCGCCGGATCGACCGTGTCGGTGATGCGCCGCTCGTTGAAGGCGTCGAAGGAGACAACGATGGCGCGGCGAGGTGGCGCATGGTCCCGGCGCGCCGATTGCGGCCTGCTCACGGCGCACGCCGCAAGCCAGGTGACCAGCGGGACCAGCGGGAGCAGCGGGACCAGCGGAAATCGCGGATATCGCGACCCTCGCCGCGGGGCGCACGAGGCGCGTGGCAGGGCGTAACGACGAGGGACGGGCATCCGGCCTGGTGCGCGGCGTTCCGGGTTGAAGGCCATCATGCCACGCAGCCGCAATGGCGGTCGCTCGGACGGCTCTGGCTGCCGTGGTTGCACCCCGGGCAGGCGCGTGGGCCCTCCGAATGAGCAAAGGTCGCCCCCCGGATGGAAGGCGACCCTGCTCCTCGGTTCATGCGTTGTCCAACCGGCTCAGTTGAAGTTGTAGCGCAGGCCGAGCTGGAGACGATAGACGTCGAAGATTCCCGCCGTCTGCTCGTACGTCTTCGAGATGAGGTTTGGCCCGATGTTGCGCAGGCGATAGAGTGCGCGCCCCTGCGCGTCGGCGCCGCGGGCAATCAGGGGCTGGTTGGTGACCAGGCGCCTGCCGAGTCCCCAGTCCTTGTTGATCAGGTTCCCCGCGTTGAGGATGTCGAGCCGCAGCTGCAGCGAGTTGCGCTTCCCCCCCAGGTCGCGGAACAGCTCCTGGGTGATGCTGGCGTCCACGCGCAACGCCTGTGGCAGGAAGACGGCGCCACGCTCGGCGTACTTGCCACGGTTCTTGCTCAGATAGTCATCCTGCCGGATGTAGGCTTCCCAGGCCGCCGCCTGCTCGGCAGCGGTGAACGTCTTCCCCGACGAGGAGAACTGCTCGAAGTTCATCTCGCTGGTGCCGCGCGGGATGTAGATGAGGTCGTTCGAGAAGCCGCCATCGCCGTTGAGGTCACCGCTGAAGGTGTAGCTGGTGTTGCCCAGCGTGAAGCGCTCGGCGAACATCGAGAACGTCGTCGCCCCCATGCGCAGGTACTCCTTGCGGTACGACAAGGCGAGGAACGAGCGATGGCCGGGCGAAGTGGCGGAATACCCGACCCCCGGGTTGTTGGGATCGTTGGCCATGGCGTTGTTGGTCCACGATCCGCCGGCGATGGAGCCGGGGTCGATGGTGTTGCGCGCCACGCCGTAGTTGTAGCCCCCCTTCACGAAGAAGCCGTTCTGGAAGGCCCGCTCCAGCGACGCCGTGATGTTGTACGAGTACCCGACGTCCTGGTTCTTCAGGACATAGGCCGCCGTGATGTTCGGGTTGACGCGGTTGGAAGTCCAGCGCTTCCGGGTATCGGGACCGGTGAAGCTGGACTGCGCCGCCGGGAGGTTGGCGTTGATGTAGTACGCCCCGTTCACGTCCTTGCCGTACAGGAACTCGAGCGTCCCGGTGAACCCGTACGGGAGCTTCTGGTCGACGGCGAGGTTCGTCCGCCAGAGCTGCGGAAACTTGTAGTCGGGGTTCGTGAAGTTGAGCTCGTACGACGACGCCGGGGCGCCAGTCACGCTCGTCGGCTTGTAGGTGTCGGGGTTCGGGTTGAACGGACGGGTCGTGGTGTTGTTGATCTCGGAGAAGCCCGTGAGGATCCCGTTCTGCCCGATCTGGTTCGAGATCCAGACGTAGGGTGGGCTCCCGGTGAAGATCCCCGTTCCGCCGCGCACCTGCGTCGAGCGGTCGCCGAAGACGTCCCAGTTGATGCCGAGTCGCGGCGAGAAGAGGATGTTGGCGTCGGGGAGCTTCTGCGTCTGGTACTTCGCCGCCGCGCCGTTCTCGTCGCGGAACGTGAGCGCGTTGGCCTGCGGGTTGGTGAAGCCCGTCTCCTTGAAGCTCGGGACGTCGAAGCGGAGGCCCAGCGTCATCTTGAAGCGGTCGGTGACGCGCCACTCGTCCTGCGCGTAGGCGCCGGCATAGATGACCTCCAGCGGCTGCAAGGGCTCCTTCTATCCCGGGATGTTGTTGTAGCGCACCTGGAAGCGGCGCAGCGACACCGGCGACGTGGTCCGATTCGGGTTCGCGATGTAACCCTGCGCGTCGGTGAAGAAGTCGGCGAGCGAGTTGTAGATGTAGACGCTCTGCGACCCCGGGAAGAAGACGTTCTCCGAGCGGTACCGCTGGGCCGCGACGCCGAAGGTGAGGTCGTGGTCGGTGGTGTAGATCGAGAAGTTGTTCTGCAGCTGCAGGGTGTTGTAGCGCAGCTGGTTGTTCGGCGTGAACGGCTCGAAGCCGAACGACATGTAGGCGACGCCGTCCTTGAGGACGTCGATCAGCGGGAAGAACGTCCCCTTCGGCTCGCGGCTCTCATCGTTGCTGGTGTAACCCACGATGAGGTTGTTCGACATGTTGTTCCCGATGACCGAGTTCACCTCGCCCACGATCGAACGGATGTTCTCGAGGATCGCGTAGCCCGAATTCGAGAACGACATCGAGTTCAGGTTGTCACGCCGCCCGCCGAAGCCGAGCGAGCTGGAGGTCGAGATCGGGTTGTCGGACTTCGAGTCCAGCTGGATGTAGCGCAGCGAAATCTTGTTGGTCGTGTTCGCATTCCAGTCGAGCTTCGTGATGAGGCGGGTCGATGGCGTCTTGAGCTGCCACCCGGCGTAGTCCCCGGTCTCGTACTGGAAGTTCTGCTTCAGGAAATCGCTGACCGCCTTCAGGTCCGAGTCCAGGACGCGCGTGACGTTCCCCTCCACCGTCTGCGACCCGGTGTTGGCCAGGTAGGTCGTGCCCGGTGTCTCCAGCCCGTCGTTCTCGTAGTTGACGAAGAAGAACAGCTTGTTCTTCACGATCGGGCCAGCGAGCCGGGCGCCGATCTGGCCGAAGTTGAACGTCCCCGGGTTGAAGGCCAGCTTCCCGGCCTTGGTGCCGACGAAGTCCTGGTCGCGGCGAACGCCGTAGAGGGAGCCGGAGAACTCGTTGGTCCCGCTCTTGGTCACCGCGTTCACGCCGGCGCCCACGAAGTTCCCCTGGCGCACGTCGAAGGGGGCGATGTTGACCTGGATCTGCTCGACCGCGTCGAGCGGGAGCGGCGAGACCCCGGTGCGTCCCCCCGGCGTTCCGGAGAGGCCGAACGAGTTGTTGAAGAACGAGCCGTCGACCGTGATGTTGTTCAACCGGTTGTCCTGCCCGGCGAACGACGTCCCGACCGCCTGCGGCGTGAGGCGCGTGAAGTCGCCGATGGTGCGGGAGATGGTCGGCATCGTCGCGAGGACGTCCTGGCTGACCGTCGTCGCGGCCCCCGTTCGCGTGGAGCTGAACGGGCCAGCGGTCGCGGTCACCGCCACGGCTTCGAGCGTCGTCGCCGCCTGCTCCAGCACGAATTGCAGGTCGGTCGACACCCCCAGGGTCAGCATCAGGTCCTCGCGCACCTTCGGCTGGAAGCCGAGTGCCCGGGCCGTGACGCGATAGGGCCCGCCGACGCGCATGCCCGGGATCGTGAAGCGCCCGTCGCCGCGGGTGATGGCCCGATACTCGGTGCCAGAGGGGAGGTGCACCGCCTGGACGGTGCCACCCGCGACGGGGACACCATTCGACGCCGCGACCGAGCCGGTCATCGACGCCGTCGTCACGCCTTGCGCGTTCGCGCGTGACCAGCCCGCGCCGGCACTCGACAGGGCCATCGCCCCGAGCGCCGCGAGAAGACGAGAAAGTCTCATGTTGGTAAGTGGGGGGTGTAGGAGGAGTTCCACTACGCCGACCTAATGATCCACTGCAGTCGCGCAGGCACCCCCGGCTGGGCGGCACCGGCACGCAGCCGGGGGCGGCAGGGCCGCCCGCGGCAGTAGAAAACCTACCCTCGACATTGGAGCGGCGTAAGGAAGCAATGTAAACGGCTCGTCACGCCCTCCCGGCGCCACGTCACCCCCGCGAACGGGTCACGAAGATCCGGTACACCGGGATCCCGGCCAGCAGGACGGCGAAGATCCCCGCCGTCCACGCCCGGCTCCCCTCGTCCATCAGCGCGTTCCCGAGCAGGATCGCCACCGACAGGAGGAAGACCGCCGGCACCACCGGGTAGCCCGGGGTCCGGAACTTCGGGACGTAGCCCGGGCGGGCACGCAGGCGGTAGACCGCGGCCACGCCCCCGGCATAGAACGGGAGCATCGCGATCACGAAGGTGTCGGCCAGCTTCTCGAACGTCAGGAAGAGGACGTAGACCAGCCCCAGGAAGGCAACCAGCGCGATCGCCATGTACGGGGTCTTGTAGGTCGGGTGGACCGCCGCGATCGGCTTGAACAGCATCCCGTCGTCGGCCATCGCGAACAGGACCCGCGGCGAGGTCAGGAGGACGGCGCTCAACGTCCCGAAGGTCGACAGCATCACCGTGACCGAGACGAAGATCACCCCGGGACGCCCGAGGACGACCTCGGCGACGTCGGCCGCCACCAGCTTGGAAACGCGGATCTGCTCGACCGGGAGCACCGCCAGGTAGGCCAGGTTGGCCAGGCAGTAGATCACGATCACCGCCAGCGTCCCCCCGATGAGGGCGCGCGGGAGGTTGCGCTGCGGATCCTTCACCTCGCCCGCCACGTAGCTCAGGTCTCCCCAGCCGTCATACGCCCAGAGAACCGAGACGAGGGCGAGCCCCGCACTCCCCAGGACGAAGCTCCCCTCCGGGACGAGCGGGGTGTAGTGCCCCCCCGTCTTGGGGAGCCCGATGGCGAGCGCGGCCACGACGATGAAGGCGAGCCCCCCGAACTTGGCGACGGTGGTGACGTTGGTGATCGCCGTCCCCCACTTCACCCCCACGATGTTGAAGATGGCGGTGACGAAGATCGCCCCCGCCGCCACGTAGCGCGCGTACTGGTCGTAGGGGGCCACCGTCGGGTCGAAGCCGATCACCCGCAGGAAATACTCGGCGAAGGTGATGGCGATCGCGCCTAACGCCGCGGCGCGCACGATCGTCAGCTGCCCCCAGCCGAACAGGAAGGCGTACAGCCTCCCCCACCCCTCCCGCAGGAAGGCGTAGAACCCGCCGGTCTGCGGGATGTGCGAGGCCACCTCGGCCAGCGTCAGGGCGCCGCAGAGGGCGAAGATCCCCCCTACCGCCCAGATCGCGAGCAGGGGGAGCGGCCCCGGGATCTTGTCGGCGATCCCGGCGGGCGAGCGGAAGATGCCGGAACCGATCGTCGAGCCGATGCACACGGCCACCGCGCTCCACAGTCCGATGCGGCGCGGGAGCGCGCCGGTGGCCGGCGCGGACTCTGGGGATTGAGGGGGTGTCGACATGGCCGCAATGCTACCCGCCGCGCGCAAGTTCGGGGAGTGGGAATCGCCAATGCGTGCGCCGCGCGCGCACCGCCGAAACAGTCGCCCGTCCCCACGTCGCGGTTGAATCCCCGTCCCCCCACATACACCTTTCGCCCCGGGGCGCCGCCCCTCCCTTCCCCAGCCAGTGCGTTCGTGCCTCCAGCGTCGTTCTCCGAGATTCTCTTCTGGCTGTCGGTCGCGATCTGCCTCGTCGCCCAGGTTGCCGTGGTCCGCGCCGCGGTCGCCGGGCTGACACCAGGCGCCTCGCCATCGACCTTCGCGCGCGTGCGCGAGTTCTTCTGGGTCCTTCTTCCGGCCGCGCTCCTGGCCCTCCTGCTGGGATGGACGTGGCGCTCCCTCCCGGGGAACGCGCGCGCGCACGGGGACGCGCCCGGCGCCGCCCCCCACGCCATCGAGGGGCGTCCGGTCGACGTCGGGCCACGAACATGAGCGACGCGCGCCCGGTCAGCCCGATGCGCGACTTCATCACCCTCACGAAGCCGCGCATCATCTCGCTCCTCCTCGTCACGACCATCGCCCCGATGTACGTGGCGGGGACGCCGTCGTGGCTCGATGTCCTGGTCGTCTCCATCGGCGGCTACCTCATGGCCGGCGGCGCCAACGCGGTCAACATGTACATGGACCGCGACATCGACGACGTCATGTCGCGCACCCGCCTCCGCCCCATCCCCAGCGGGCGCATGGCGCCGATCGTCGTCCTCGCCTTCGGCGTCGCCCTCGCGGTCTTCGCCACCTGGCTCCTGGGACGCTACATCAACGTCCTCACGGCCGGCCTCGCATTGGCCGGCTTCTACTTCTACGTCTTCATCTACACCCGCTGGCTCAAGCGCACCTCGCCGCAGAACATCGTCATCGGCGGAGCCGCAGGGGCCTTTCCTCCCCTCGTCGGGTGGGCGGCCGTCACCGGCACGATCGACCTGGTGGCGCTCTATCTCTTCCTCATCGTCTTCTACTGGACCCCGCCCCACTTCTGGGCGCTCGCCCTCCTGAAGCAGAAGGACTACGGCAAGGCAGGAGTCCCCATGGCCCCCCTCCTCTGGGGCGAACGCGAGACGATGAACCAGATGCTCTGGTACACGCTCATCCTCCTCCCGCTCACCCTCCTCCCCGTCGCGTTCGGCGCCTTCGGCCCCCTCTACTTCGTGTCGGCCGCCATCCTCGGCGCCCTCCTCCTGCACGGCGTGATGCGCATCCGGCGCGAGGCCATCTGGACCAAGGCCGCCTGGTGGACGTACAAGTACTCGCTCCTCTACCTCGCCCTGCTGTTCGTCGCCATGGTGGTCGATCGGCGGCTCGGGGGATGACCCCAG
This region includes:
- a CDS encoding protoheme IX farnesyltransferase; this translates as MSDARPVSPMRDFITLTKPRIISLLLVTTIAPMYVAGTPSWLDVLVVSIGGYLMAGGANAVNMYMDRDIDDVMSRTRLRPIPSGRMAPIVVLAFGVALAVFATWLLGRYINVLTAGLALAGFYFYVFIYTRWLKRTSPQNIVIGGAAGAFPPLVGWAAVTGTIDLVALYLFLIVFYWTPPHFWALALLKQKDYGKAGVPMAPLLWGERETMNQMLWYTLILLPLTLLPVAFGAFGPLYFVSAAILGALLLHGVMRIRREAIWTKAAWWTYKYSLLYLALLFVAMVVDRRLGG